DNA sequence from the bacterium genome:
TCCACAATCAATTTCTACCTATTTCTATAAATTTCAATCTATTTCTATTATCTTATCTCCATATCACTCTTATCTCCTTATCCCCTTTCTTACACTTTTGATATATAGCCTGAACGGTTACGGAATTTTGAATTTTGGTCATTGGAACTTATTTGTATTTTGGAATTTGTGATTTGGAATTTTGTAATTTAGTCCGCTCTCCAGCATGACCATATTTGTCCAGTAAAACTTGTGGGACAGAATAAGGCAAAATATAGGATGTGTCCTTAGGTTTTCCTTATTGTCTAACAGTAATATCTTCCCGCAATATTCTTCTTTGTCCACCATCCCTATCTACAAACCAATTTTTTGGTGGAAGTATTTCTTCAATCTGGTCGAGTTGATTAAGTTTTGTTAGCCGTTCATAGATGAGTTGCCAACCACAATCCATTTCTTTATTGACTTCACATTTACCATTCTGGCTACCGCCGCAGGGACCATTAAGTAATCCTTTTGAACATCGGGCAATTGGACAGATACCTCCAAACTTACCTAATTCACAACTACCACAGCCACGGCAGGTTTCCAGCCATAATCCATGTTCTATGGGCATACCCATAAATGTAGTGTTCAAGGCTGGATAAACAGGTTTATCCCCAAATTGTTCAGATAGTGCTTGCACTCCCACACCGCAAGCAGAAGAAAGCACGGCGTCAGATTGTTCCACTTTTCCTTTTAACTCATCAACAAATTCCCACTCACATTGCCGCTGAATACAAACCTCACTAATATCAGGTTCTTTTCCATCCAATTTAAGTGCCATTCGCAGGCAGGTGGCAATAATACCAACCTCTTTTTCACCACCAGCCATACAAACCGTAACACAGGTTCCACAACCAACTACCAATATCTTCTGGTAGTTTGCTATCATTGCCTTTATTTCCTGGATTGGTTTTTGTTCTGCAATAATCATTTATTTTTTCTCCTTATTTCTGTGATATATCTCCGTGAACTCGGTGTCTCTGTGGTGATAAAAATCACAAAATTATAAATATATCATATTGTAATAAATTTATGTAATTTTGTCAACAAAAAATTCTTGAAATTTTTAAACTTTAAAAAAATTTTTTCTTGACTTTTCAGTATAGATTATGATAAACTTCTTTTAATTAATAGAGGGTAGTCAAATTCTCTATCTACTATAGCAGTTATTAGTCAAAATTTTACTCAGAGTGGATAAGGAAAAAATCCCAAATCCCAAGCACCAAATCTCAAATAAGCACCAAATTCCACATACCAAAAAGCGAATTAGAGATTAGTGAATTAG
Encoded proteins:
- a CDS encoding methylenetetrahydrofolate reductase C-terminal domain-containing protein, translated to MIIAEQKPIQEIKAMIANYQKILVVGCGTCVTVCMAGGEKEVGIIATCLRMALKLDGKEPDISEVCIQRQCEWEFVDELKGKVEQSDAVLSSACGVGVQALSEQFGDKPVYPALNTTFMGMPIEHGLWLETCRGCGSCELGKFGGICPIARCSKGLLNGPCGGSQNGKCEVNKEMDCGWQLIYERLTKLNQLDQIEEILPPKNWFVDRDGGQRRILREDITVRQ